ACAGCGGCTGCTGGCCGAGGCTGCGGCTCGGCGCGAGTTCTTCCACCAGACGCTCGAAGGGCATTTCCTGATGGGCCTGGGCCTCTTTCAGGCCGGCGCGGGTCTGCTCCAGCCACTCGGCCACCGACAGCTCGGGGCGCGGTTCGGCCTTGAGTACCAGGGTGTTGACGAAGAAACCGAGCAGGCGTTCGAAGCCCTTGGCACGGCCGGCCACTGGCACGCCGATACGCACTTCGCGCTGGCCGGACAGGCGCGCCAGCTGCAGCTGCAGGGCCGCCAGCAGCACGGTGAACAGGGTCGCGCCATTAGCCTTGGCCAGCTCGCTGAGCCGTGCCACCAGGGCCGGCTCCACCTGCAGCTTACGGTAGGCGGCGCGGCGCGCGGCCTGGGCTTCGTGCGGGAAGTCCGGCGTCAGGCTCAGCGCCGGCTGCTCGCTGCCCAGACGCTCGCGCCAGAAGGCCATTTGCCGGGCGCCCGCCTCGCTATCCAGCCACTCGCGCTGGCCCACGGCATACTCGCTGTATTGCAGCGGCTGCGAAGGCATGAACGGCTGGCGGTTCTGCTGGCGGGCGCGGTAGAACTCGCCCACCTCCTCGACCATCACCCGCACCGACCAGGCGTCGGAGATGATGTGGTGCATGCGCACGGCCAACGCATGACTGTTGTCGCCAAGGCGATAGAGGACGCAGCGCACCAGCGGACCGCGGGTCAGGTCGTAGTCGGTCTCGATGAAAGCGCGCGCCAACGCCTCGACGCGCTCGCTGCTCTGCGACAGATCGATGATCTCCAGCGGCATCGGGCCTGCCGGCAACACGGCCTGCTGGGCCAGGCCATCCTGCTCGCGGAATACGGTACGCAGCGCCGCATGGCGAGCGTAGACCTGATCCAGCCCGTGACGCAGGCTGTCCAGCTCCAGCGCCCCTTCGAAACGCAACAGCCCGCCGATGTTGTAGGCACTGCTGCCGCTTTCCAGACGACTGAAGAACCACAACCGCTGCTGGGCGAAGGACAGCGGCGCCCATTGCAGGGCAATGTTGCTCGGGACAGGTGCGTTCATGGCAGAACCTCGCAAAGAGTGGCCTAGGCGCCCAGTGGCATGCCGGCCGCCTCGCGCCGCAGCAGGCGCGAGGCATGGAATTCGATCAGGGACAGCAGTTCGTCTTCCTGGGGGCGCAGGTAGGCGTGATCGCCATCCAGCCATTCCAGGGTGAAGGGGCCGCGGGTCTCGCGGCGCCAGGCGCGCAGGTCGTCCTCGCTCAGGCAGTCGCGGCGCGCACCGAGCACGTGTAGGGCACAGGGCAAGGGCGCACGGCGCTGGTAGCGGTAGCTCTCGGCCAGGGCAAAGTCGCTGCGCAGTACGGGCAACAGTTCGCGGCGGAACAACGGGTCGGCCAGCAGCTCGCGCGGCAGGCGGGCGAAGCCATCGAGGCCGGCGAACAGTTCGCCGTCGCTGCGCGTGGTCATGCGCGGCGCCTGCAGGCGTCGCGAAGGCGCACGCGAAGCCGAGGCGAACAGCGCCAGCGGCGCCTCATGTCCCTCGGCGATCAGCACCTGGGCCAGCTCGAAGGCGAGCATGGCGCCCAGGCTGTGGCCCCACAGCAGGTACGGACCACTGCATTCGCGCGACCAGGCTTGCCTCAGGTCGGCCAGCAGCGCCGGCAGGTCCTGGCACAGCGGCTCACCCTCGCGGGCGCCGCGACCTGGCAACTCCAGCGGGCAGACTTCCAGCCAACGCGGCAGGCGCTTGCGCCAGCGTGCATAGGGCATGGCGCTGGCGCCGGCATGGGCCAGGCAGAACAGCTGCATCAGGCGTCCATGGCCTCGCGCAGGCTGCGCGGACGCATGTCGGTCCAGACGCTGGCGATGTGCGCCAGGCAGGTCGCCTTGTCGCCGCGCACGCCGTCTTCCTTCCAGCCGGCCGGCACGGCCTTGTAGGCCGGCCAGATGGCGTACTGCTGCTCATCGTTGACCACGACCAGGAAGGTGGTCTGCGGGTTGTCCAGGCTCATGGGGTATCCCTCGTTGAAAGTGGCACGCTTTAAAGACGCACGAAGCTGCGAATAATTTTCATTTAATTCGATTGCGCGGACATGATAGTGCCCTGCCCCGCGTCCGGGGCAGAGGTATCAACAGCTATGCGGGGATCGAGCCGCCGATCTCGCGCACCGCGTCCTGGGTGGCGCGGTCGCGGGCTTCGCCGGTGAGTTCGCTGAGGCGACCGCCATCCATCTTCAGCAGACGGTCGGCCTGGTCGAAGTAGTGGTCGTCATGGGTGATGGCCAGGATGGTCTTGCCGGCGGCCTTCAGCTGCGGCAGCAGCTCGCGGTAGAACAGGCGGCGGAACAGCGGGTCCTGGTCGGCGGCCCATTCGTCGAGAATCAGGATGTCGCGCCCTTCCAGCATCGCCAGCATCAGC
This DNA window, taken from Pseudomonas alcaligenes, encodes the following:
- a CDS encoding thioesterase II family protein; this encodes MQLFCLAHAGASAMPYARWRKRLPRWLEVCPLELPGRGAREGEPLCQDLPALLADLRQAWSRECSGPYLLWGHSLGAMLAFELAQVLIAEGHEAPLALFASASRAPSRRLQAPRMTTRSDGELFAGLDGFARLPRELLADPLFRRELLPVLRSDFALAESYRYQRRAPLPCALHVLGARRDCLSEDDLRAWRRETRGPFTLEWLDGDHAYLRPQEDELLSLIEFHASRLLRREAAGMPLGA
- a CDS encoding MbtH family NRPS accessory protein, with product MSLDNPQTTFLVVVNDEQQYAIWPAYKAVPAGWKEDGVRGDKATCLAHIASVWTDMRPRSLREAMDA